CATAAAGGACGTTATGTTATACTATATGGTATGGGTAAGGAACTGGTAAAATTGGCTAACAATCTGCCGGCTGAGATGGGCTCGGGGGCGATTCCGGCCATTGTGCTGGCAACCGGTGAAAAAGGCGCCTATCGGTTTTTAGAGTTTTTTGCCGCTGACATCCGCAACCGGAATACGCGGATGGCTTACTATCGGGCAGCCTGTACCTTTTTTGAGTGGTGCCGGC
The DNA window shown above is from candidate division KSB1 bacterium and carries:
- a CDS encoding integrase, producing MANNLPAEMGSGAIPAIVLATGEKGAYRFLEFFAADIRNRNTRMAYYRAACTFFEWCR